A region from the Cystobacter ferrugineus genome encodes:
- a CDS encoding DUF5691 domain-containing protein, which produces MNDLDPLTRLAFLGTAHAPELDSLGGVEGQTARALSTLSVEKRVLLAAGARGVARAAGGRLSQLGAPGEAAPPDTLEVCPPRVSALLVEVMATADAEMLGAILERMAHARRRLPPELLPRMLGFKGPMRAAIVPVLGERGRWLARLHPEWRSVLTGTSTSPEEAERVWTEGSFEERRTVLERTRLTDPTRARAWLQGTFAQEKSEHRARFLSSLKQGLSLEDEPLLELGRKDRAAGVREVARELLSRLPTSAFARRMEERARAVLHWEQPATLRVRFPEKWDTEAERDGLDKPPAGTGQGEHWLQRLLSALPLSTWERAFGATPGQLVAAAGRSEDGIGLSEGWAHAMRLGASPDWASALLDFWARQNPKVLPPERAESLAFTLFEALPPSERAGHTLRVLRGAQALPRLEHALALTPAPWPVELARAWLLALRQQNDTTNRALALFTSIPRSALILPAECLAAAAEPFHLPTPLSPWQRELDRFQTSVSLCRTLHEELKP; this is translated from the coding sequence GTGAACGACCTGGATCCATTGACGCGTCTCGCGTTCCTGGGCACCGCCCACGCGCCCGAGCTCGACTCCCTGGGAGGCGTGGAGGGCCAGACGGCGCGTGCCCTGAGCACCCTGTCCGTGGAGAAGCGGGTGCTGCTCGCGGCCGGAGCGCGGGGAGTGGCGCGGGCCGCGGGTGGCCGTCTGTCCCAGCTCGGCGCGCCCGGGGAAGCGGCACCGCCCGACACCCTGGAGGTCTGCCCTCCCCGCGTGAGCGCCCTCCTGGTGGAGGTCATGGCCACTGCGGACGCCGAGATGCTGGGCGCGATCCTCGAGCGGATGGCCCATGCGCGCCGCCGCCTTCCCCCGGAGCTGCTGCCCCGCATGCTCGGATTCAAAGGACCGATGCGCGCGGCGATCGTTCCGGTGCTGGGCGAACGGGGCCGGTGGCTCGCCCGCCTCCACCCCGAATGGCGCTCCGTGCTGACCGGCACCAGCACCTCTCCCGAGGAGGCCGAGCGCGTGTGGACGGAGGGGTCCTTCGAGGAGCGGCGCACCGTGCTCGAGCGGACCCGGCTCACGGATCCGACCCGCGCCCGCGCCTGGCTCCAGGGCACCTTCGCCCAGGAGAAGAGCGAGCACCGCGCCCGGTTCCTCTCCAGCCTGAAGCAGGGACTCTCCCTGGAGGACGAACCCCTGCTGGAGCTGGGCCGCAAGGATCGCGCGGCCGGGGTGCGCGAGGTGGCCAGGGAGCTGCTCTCCCGGCTGCCCACGTCCGCCTTCGCGCGGCGAATGGAGGAGCGGGCCCGGGCGGTGCTGCATTGGGAGCAGCCCGCGACGCTCCGCGTCCGCTTCCCCGAGAAGTGGGACACCGAGGCCGAACGCGATGGTCTGGACAAGCCGCCCGCCGGCACCGGCCAGGGCGAGCACTGGCTCCAGCGGCTCCTGTCGGCGCTCCCCTTGTCCACCTGGGAGCGTGCGTTCGGCGCCACGCCGGGGCAGCTCGTCGCCGCCGCCGGGCGGAGCGAGGACGGCATCGGGCTCTCGGAGGGCTGGGCCCACGCGATGCGCCTGGGGGCTTCCCCGGATTGGGCCTCCGCCCTGCTCGACTTCTGGGCTCGCCAGAACCCCAAGGTGCTCCCACCCGAGCGCGCGGAGTCCCTGGCGTTCACGCTGTTCGAGGCCCTGCCTCCCTCGGAGCGCGCCGGGCATACCCTGCGCGTGCTCCGTGGAGCGCAGGCCCTGCCCCGCCTGGAGCACGCCCTCGCCCTGACGCCCGCGCCCTGGCCGGTGGAACTCGCCCGGGCGTGGCTGCTGGCCCTTCGTCAGCAGAACGACACGACGAACCGCGCCCTGGCCTTGTTCACCTCCATCCCGCGCTCCGCGCTCATCCTGCCCGCGGAGTGCCTCGCCGCCGCCGCCGAGCCCTTCCATCTGCCCACCCCCCTGTCCCCCTGGCAGCGGGAGCTCGATCGCTTCCAGACGAGCGTCTCGCTCTGCCGGACCCTTCACGAGGAGCTGAAACCGTGA
- a CDS encoding SWIM zinc finger family protein: MAPPLTSEQALALAPDSSVAASGQKLAREREWKLLGRGERAAWGECQGSALYQVRIDLSDLTPSCTCPSRKIPCKHCIGLLLLLAAERLPQATPPTWVEEWLAKRSAAAERKAAKKAAPAAEGAAPVDTKARAKRTAERQERMARGMEALGLWMEDLVRGGLARLDTAAPAHEQAARLVDAESPGLAAQLRLLAGELEGRPEPRRLVERLGRIALVIEAWRKMEQLPAPLAADVQARVGAPLRDEDVLARGERLQDTWAVVSQELDDSAHVREQRTWLLGTTHGRTARVLQFAVGASGQFSEKLIPGTAFDAELVYWPSAAPQRAKVLERRGDLRPWTGPLPSLTLDALQRRFAEELARQPFQERMATMLGGVVPVLENEERMWLREDATGSALRLGPCDQWKLLALSGGHPVDVFGEWDGERLRPLSVLVDGTLYALGGGAR; this comes from the coding sequence ATGGCTCCCCCCCTCACCTCCGAACAGGCCCTCGCGCTCGCGCCCGACTCCTCCGTGGCGGCCTCCGGCCAGAAGCTCGCGCGGGAGCGGGAGTGGAAGCTCTTGGGCCGCGGCGAGCGCGCCGCCTGGGGCGAGTGCCAGGGCAGCGCGCTGTACCAGGTACGCATCGACCTGTCGGACCTCACCCCGTCGTGCACGTGCCCCAGCCGCAAGATTCCCTGCAAGCACTGCATCGGGTTGCTGCTGCTGCTCGCCGCGGAGCGCCTGCCCCAGGCCACTCCCCCCACCTGGGTGGAGGAGTGGCTCGCCAAACGCTCCGCCGCCGCCGAGCGCAAGGCGGCGAAGAAGGCGGCACCCGCGGCGGAAGGCGCCGCCCCCGTGGACACGAAGGCCCGGGCCAAGCGCACCGCCGAGCGCCAGGAGCGCATGGCCCGGGGCATGGAGGCCCTGGGGCTGTGGATGGAGGACCTCGTGCGCGGGGGACTGGCCCGGCTCGACACGGCGGCGCCCGCGCATGAACAGGCGGCGCGGCTGGTGGACGCGGAGAGCCCGGGCCTCGCGGCGCAACTGCGTCTGCTCGCGGGAGAGCTGGAGGGACGTCCCGAGCCCCGGCGCCTCGTGGAGCGGCTCGGGCGGATCGCCCTCGTCATCGAGGCCTGGCGGAAGATGGAGCAGCTTCCCGCGCCCCTCGCGGCGGATGTCCAGGCGCGGGTGGGCGCCCCGCTGCGCGACGAGGACGTCCTCGCCCGCGGCGAGCGCCTCCAGGACACCTGGGCCGTCGTCAGCCAGGAGCTGGACGACTCGGCGCACGTGCGCGAGCAACGCACGTGGCTGCTCGGCACCACCCACGGCCGGACGGCCCGCGTCCTCCAGTTCGCCGTCGGGGCCTCCGGGCAGTTCTCCGAGAAGCTCATTCCGGGCACCGCCTTCGACGCGGAGCTCGTGTACTGGCCGAGCGCGGCGCCCCAGCGGGCGAAGGTCCTGGAGCGGCGGGGAGACCTCCGGCCCTGGACGGGCCCCCTGCCCTCGCTCACGCTCGACGCGCTCCAGCGGCGCTTCGCCGAGGAACTGGCCCGGCAGCCCTTCCAGGAGCGCATGGCGACGATGCTGGGCGGCGTCGTCCCCGTGCTGGAGAACGAGGAGCGGATGTGGCTGCGGGAGGACGCCACGGGCTCGGCGCTCCGGCTCGGCCCGTGTGACCAGTGGAAGCTGCTGGCCCTGTCGGGTGGCCACCCGGTGGACGTGTTCGGCGAATGGGATGGGGAACGGCTGCGTCCGCTGAGCGTGCTCGTGGACGGAACGCTGTACGCCCTGGGAGGAGGCGCGCGGTGA
- a CDS encoding DNA-methyltransferase, protein MSAEAAAPVLKLVQPTLRESLYAKSDAYRLYQGDSLALLEQFEPGTFDMVFADPPYFLSNGGFTCKNGKRAAVNKGGWDVSRGVEEDHAFTTAWLKACQRVLKPTGSIWVSGTQHVIFSVGFAMQKLGYKLLNTVTWYKPNASPNLACRYFTHSSELLIWASPKPAAKLQHTFNYAKMKADNGGKQMRDVWALPRSGEEELNADESGRVWTMTAPRKEEKAHGSHPTQKPVSLLERVIEASTPEDALVLDPFNGSGTTGVAALKLGRRYVGIDMDEKYLSLSKKRLTEAERATR, encoded by the coding sequence ATGTCCGCCGAAGCCGCAGCTCCTGTCCTGAAGCTCGTTCAGCCCACCCTGCGTGAAAGCCTCTACGCCAAGAGCGATGCGTACCGGCTCTACCAGGGGGACAGCCTCGCGCTGCTCGAGCAGTTCGAGCCGGGTACCTTCGACATGGTGTTCGCGGACCCGCCCTACTTCCTGTCCAACGGCGGCTTCACCTGCAAGAACGGCAAGCGCGCCGCGGTGAACAAGGGCGGCTGGGACGTGTCGCGCGGGGTGGAGGAGGACCATGCCTTCACCACCGCGTGGCTCAAGGCCTGCCAGCGCGTGCTCAAGCCCACCGGCAGCATCTGGGTGAGCGGCACCCAGCACGTCATCTTCTCCGTGGGCTTCGCCATGCAGAAGCTGGGCTACAAGCTGCTCAACACCGTCACCTGGTACAAGCCCAACGCGAGCCCCAACCTCGCCTGCCGCTACTTCACCCACTCCTCCGAGCTGCTCATCTGGGCGTCGCCCAAGCCGGCCGCGAAGCTCCAGCACACCTTCAACTACGCGAAGATGAAGGCGGACAACGGCGGCAAGCAGATGCGCGACGTGTGGGCGCTGCCGCGCTCGGGTGAGGAGGAGTTGAACGCCGACGAGTCCGGCCGCGTGTGGACGATGACGGCGCCGCGCAAGGAGGAGAAGGCGCACGGCAGCCACCCCACGCAGAAGCCGGTGTCGCTGCTCGAGCGCGTCATCGAGGCGAGCACCCCCGAGGACGCGCTGGTGTTGGATCCCTTCAACGGCAGTGGCACCACGGGCGTGGCGGCGCTCAAGCTGGGCCGGCGCTACGTGGGCATCGACATGGACGAGAAGTACCTGTCGCTGTCCAAGAAGCGCCTGACCGAGGCCGAGCGCGCCACGCGCTGA
- the msrB gene encoding peptide-methionine (R)-S-oxide reductase MsrB: MSDKLVLSDEEWKKRLNPQEYQVLRQHGTERPGSGCFLGTKEPGTYVCAGCNNPLFKSGEKFESGTGWPSFTQPLKPDAVAEYRDVSYGMVRTEVRCGRCDGHLGHVFPDGPPPTGLRYCMNSVAMKHAPEGQSLPLVTK; the protein is encoded by the coding sequence ATGAGTGACAAACTGGTCCTGAGCGACGAGGAATGGAAGAAGCGCCTGAATCCCCAGGAGTACCAGGTGCTGCGCCAGCACGGCACCGAGCGGCCGGGAAGCGGCTGCTTCCTGGGCACGAAGGAGCCCGGCACGTATGTCTGCGCCGGCTGCAACAACCCGCTGTTCAAGTCGGGCGAGAAGTTCGAGTCCGGGACGGGCTGGCCCTCCTTCACCCAGCCGCTCAAACCCGACGCGGTGGCGGAGTATCGCGACGTCTCGTACGGGATGGTGCGCACCGAGGTGAGATGCGGCCGGTGTGATGGGCACCTGGGACACGTCTTCCCGGATGGCCCTCCGCCCACGGGGCTGCGCTACTGCATGAACTCGGTGGCGATGAAACACGCGCCGGAGGGACAGAGCCTCCCACTCGTCACGAAGTGA